In the genome of Clostridia bacterium, the window CCAACTACGTGGCGCAGGTGCGTCGTGGTCGTGAACGTCTAGCCGCTGAGTTCGACGCGCTTGGCATTCGTCGCTGGCCAAGCGAGGCTAATTTCGTGCTCGGGTACTTCGGCAGGTTCCGCAAGTCGCTTGTCGAAGAGATGCGCCGCCGTGGCATTCTCGTACGCGACCGGAACGGCGATCCCGGATGCGCCGGTTGCATCCGAATCACCGTCGGCACTGATGCGCAAACCGATGTGCTGATCGAGCAACTGCGAGCGGCGCTGGAGAGCGTAGGGTTCAAGCCCGAGGAGAAGAAGGTGACGAGATGAGACAGGCACGCATCGCGCGAAAGACCAACGAGACCGACATCATGCTGGCCCTCAACCTTGACGGGCGCGGCACGTACCAGATCTCGACCGGGATCCGCTTCCTGGATCACATGCTCGAACTCTTCTCGCGGCACGGTGGTTTCGACCTAAAGCTCACCTGCGAAGGCGACCTCGACCTCGATCAGCACCACACGGTCGAAGATGTCGGCATTGCGCTGGGTGAGGCCTTCGATAGGGCGCTTGGCGACAAGAGAGGAATTCTGCGCGCCGGCTACTTCCTGATGCCGATGGACGAAACACTCGGGCTCGCGGCGGTAGATTTCGGCGGACGCACCAGCGCGCTGATCGACACGAAGGTAAGAACTCGCATGGTTGGCGATCTCGAAGCCGAACTTGTCCATGACTTCTTCGAGGGTTTCGCTCGCGGCGCCCGGGCAAATGTCCATCTAAAGACGATGTACGGCCGCTCAAGTCATCACAAGATCGAGGCGCTGTTCAAAGCATTCGCGCGTGCATTGCGGGTAGCCTGTTCCAAAGACGGGCGTCTGGCCAAGATGCTGCCGAGCACCAAGGGCCTGCTATGAAGAAGATCACTATCATTGACTATCGCGCGGGCAATCTTGCCTCAGTGCAGAAAGCCTTCGAATATCTCGGCTGTGAAACGGTCATCACCGATGACCCGCAGATCGTGCGTTCGGCGCAGACGATTGTCCTTCCAGGCGTAGGACACTTCGGCACCATGGCGCGCCTGGAGCAGAGCAGGGTGAAGGCGGAGATTGAAGGCAAGATCGCCGCCGGCACGCCCTTCCTGGGCATCTGCCTCGGCATGCAGTGGCTCTTTGAGGGCAGCGCCGAAGCACCCGGAGTCAGGGGTCTCGGCCTTTTCGCGGGACGTTGCGAGCATTTCGTAACCGGGGTAAAAGTCCCGCACGTCGGCTGGAACAATTTGGAGGCCCGGGGCAAGTCGCGCCTGTTTGCGGGCGTCCCGCATGATGGGTTTGTCTATTACACGCACTCCTACCGTGCACCGGTGACTGACGGCGTCATCGCAACGACACACTACGGCGAACCATTCGCCGCCGCAGCCGAACGCGACAATGTCTATGGTGTACAGTTTCACCCGGAAAAGTCGAGCGACATCGGCTTGGCAATCCTCAGGAACTTCTGCGAGGCCGCATGTTGACAAAGCGCATCATCGCCTGCCTCGACGTGACTGCCGGACGCGTGGTCAAGGGCGTAAGATTCGAGCAACTGCGCGATGCCGGCGACCCCGCCGAGTTGGCGTTGCGTCACGCCCAGAGCGGTGCCGAC includes:
- the hisB gene encoding imidazoleglycerol-phosphate dehydratase HisB, which codes for MRQARIARKTNETDIMLALNLDGRGTYQISTGIRFLDHMLELFSRHGGFDLKLTCEGDLDLDQHHTVEDVGIALGEAFDRALGDKRGILRAGYFLMPMDETLGLAAVDFGGRTSALIDTKVRTRMVGDLEAELVHDFFEGFARGARANVHLKTMYGRSSHHKIEALFKAFARALRVACSKDGRLAKMLPSTKGLL
- the hisH gene encoding imidazole glycerol phosphate synthase subunit HisH; this encodes MKKITIIDYRAGNLASVQKAFEYLGCETVITDDPQIVRSAQTIVLPGVGHFGTMARLEQSRVKAEIEGKIAAGTPFLGICLGMQWLFEGSAEAPGVRGLGLFAGRCEHFVTGVKVPHVGWNNLEARGKSRLFAGVPHDGFVYYTHSYRAPVTDGVIATTHYGEPFAAAAERDNVYGVQFHPEKSSDIGLAILRNFCEAAC